A genomic region of Peptoniphilus sp. ING2-D1G contains the following coding sequences:
- the rny gene encoding Ribonuclease Y (The K homology (KH) domain was first identified in the human heterogeneous nuclear ribonucleoprotein (hnRNP) K. It is a domain of around 70 amino acids that is present in a wide variety of quite diverse nucleic acid-binding proteins. It has been shown to bind RNA [2,3]. Like many other RNA-binding motifs, KH motifs are found in one or multiple copies (14 copies in chicken vigilin) and, at least for hnRNP K (three copies) and FMR-1 (two copies), each motif is necessary for in vitro RNA binding activity, suggesting that they may function cooperatively or, in the case of single KH motif proteins (for example, Mer1p), independently; High confidence in function and specificity) translates to MFEIIIAIIISLIIGIAAGYALKKYISEGKINDANVLAERIINDAEHNAESKKKELLLEAKDEIHRLRNENDNEIKQRRKELQSLENRLVNREESVERKISSLEKKEERLNSKLDEVKEKHNKAEKLVEQREEELQRISGLTSEEGKKILLSELEKEITQESAIIIKENEARIKDESNKYAKNIIAQAIQRCAADQVAENTVSVVNLPNDEMKGRIIGREGRNIRSIESLTGVDLIIDDTPEAVVLSSFDPVRREVARIALEKLVSDGRIHPTRIEESVEKAKKEVDITIKESGEQAAYDAGVHGIHPELIKYLGRLKYRTSYGQNVLKHAVEVSNIAGILADEIGADVKLAKRGGLLHDIGKSIDHEVEGPHVDLGVELARKYKESAGVIDAIESHHGDIEPKFIESILVQAADAISAARPGARRETVESYIKRLEKLEEIATSYKGVEKSYAIQAGREIRIIVKPEEISEAEITLTARNIVKQIENDLDFPGQIKVNVIRETRAVEYAK, encoded by the coding sequence ATGTTTGAAATTATCATTGCGATTATTATTAGTTTGATAATAGGTATAGCCGCAGGTTATGCTTTAAAAAAATATATTAGCGAAGGTAAAATCAATGATGCTAATGTTCTTGCTGAAAGGATAATAAACGATGCGGAACATAATGCAGAATCCAAGAAAAAAGAGTTATTACTTGAAGCGAAAGACGAAATTCATAGGCTTAGAAATGAAAATGATAATGAAATCAAGCAAAGACGCAAAGAGCTTCAATCTTTAGAGAATAGACTTGTGAACAGAGAAGAATCTGTCGAGAGAAAAATTTCATCTTTAGAAAAGAAAGAAGAAAGATTAAATTCTAAATTAGATGAAGTAAAAGAAAAACATAATAAAGCAGAAAAGCTTGTTGAACAAAGAGAAGAAGAACTCCAAAGAATTTCAGGTCTTACTTCTGAAGAGGGCAAAAAGATTCTCTTATCGGAACTTGAAAAAGAAATAACTCAAGAATCAGCAATTATTATTAAGGAAAATGAAGCAAGAATAAAAGATGAGAGCAATAAATATGCAAAGAATATCATTGCTCAAGCAATTCAAAGATGTGCTGCAGATCAAGTAGCTGAAAATACCGTTTCTGTAGTTAACTTACCTAATGACGAAATGAAGGGTAGGATAATAGGCAGAGAGGGGCGCAATATAAGATCTATTGAATCTTTAACAGGTGTTGATTTAATTATTGACGATACTCCTGAAGCGGTGGTATTGTCATCCTTTGATCCTGTCAGAAGAGAAGTTGCGCGTATTGCACTTGAAAAATTAGTATCTGACGGTAGGATACATCCTACTCGAATTGAAGAATCTGTTGAAAAAGCTAAAAAAGAAGTAGACATCACGATAAAAGAATCCGGAGAACAGGCTGCATATGATGCAGGCGTACACGGAATCCATCCCGAACTTATAAAATACCTTGGCAGACTAAAATATAGAACAAGCTATGGTCAAAATGTACTAAAACATGCCGTTGAAGTTTCTAACATTGCCGGAATACTGGCTGATGAAATAGGAGCTGATGTAAAATTAGCCAAAAGGGGCGGTCTTTTACATGATATAGGAAAAAGTATTGATCATGAAGTAGAGGGACCGCACGTTGATTTAGGAGTGGAATTGGCAAGAAAATATAAGGAATCGGCAGGAGTAATAGATGCTATCGAATCCCATCACGGCGATATAGAACCTAAATTTATAGAGTCTATATTGGTTCAAGCAGCAGACGCTATTTCTGCAGCAAGACCTGGAGCCAGAAGAGAAACAGTAGAATCTTATATAAAAAGGCTTGAAAAGCTTGAAGAAATTGCAACATCTTATAAAGGTGTAGAAAAATCCTATGCTATTCAAGCAGGTAGAGAAATAAGAATAATAGTTAAACCAGAAGAAATTTCAGAAGCAGAAATTACTTTGACAGCTAGAAATATAGTTAAACAAATAGAAAACGACTTGGATTTTCCCGGACAAATTAAAGTAAATGTCATAAGAGAAACAAGAGCCGTTGAATATGCCAAATAA
- the xerC gene encoding Tyrosine recombinase XerC (Site-specific tyrosine recombinase, which acts by catalyzing the cutting and rejoining of the recombining DNA molecules. The XerC-XerD complex is essential to convert dimers of the bacterial chromosome into monomers to permit their segregation at cell division. It also contributes to the segregational stability of plasmids; High confidence in function and specificity), whose translation MISSNILDDFISYLSTSKGISEKTAKEYYYDIRTFLRFILIRKSVVKENDYQNIDDIDIDLVNLEIIKSIDKRDMYAYISYLDKNRKNNNKTKFRKISSVRTFFNYLTNKIDLIEYNPAKDIDMPKLEKTLPVFLTLEESQKLISEVLNSKSSDFIKARDYAIIVTFLNCGIRLSELTGLNLKDIKDDDRLVVTGKGSKQRSIYLNKATKHAIDDYLKIRPKSEDKAVFLSNRNKRISNRQVQRIVEKYVAKSGLDPDKYTVHKLRHTAATLMYQYGNADIRSLQEILGHESVTTTQIYTHINDESLRQTVENNPLSDFNPKK comes from the coding sequence TTGATTAGTAGCAACATATTGGATGATTTTATTTCTTATTTAAGTACTTCTAAGGGAATATCAGAAAAAACTGCTAAAGAATATTATTATGATATACGAACTTTTTTGAGATTTATCTTAATTCGCAAATCTGTAGTAAAAGAAAATGATTATCAAAACATTGACGATATTGACATAGATCTTGTAAATTTAGAAATTATTAAATCAATAGATAAAAGAGACATGTATGCATATATATCTTACTTGGACAAAAATAGAAAAAATAACAATAAAACTAAATTCAGAAAAATTTCATCTGTGAGAACTTTTTTTAACTATCTCACAAATAAGATAGACTTAATAGAATATAATCCTGCTAAGGACATAGATATGCCTAAACTTGAAAAAACGTTGCCGGTATTTTTAACCTTAGAAGAATCTCAAAAACTGATTAGTGAAGTCTTAAACTCAAAATCAAGCGACTTCATTAAAGCAAGAGATTATGCTATAATAGTGACATTTTTAAATTGTGGCATAAGGCTCAGTGAGCTCACAGGACTAAATTTAAAAGATATAAAAGACGACGATAGATTAGTTGTGACGGGAAAGGGCTCTAAACAACGCTCTATATATCTAAATAAAGCAACAAAGCACGCAATAGATGATTACCTTAAGATAAGGCCTAAAAGCGAAGATAAAGCAGTTTTTTTATCCAATAGAAATAAGAGAATAAGTAATAGACAGGTTCAAAGAATTGTGGAAAAATATGTAGCTAAATCAGGATTAGATCCTGACAAATACACGGTTCATAAATTAAGACATACAGCAGCAACTCTAATGTATCAATATGGAAACGCTGATATCAGATCGTTGCAAGAAATACTCGGGCATGAATCTGTAACAACAACTCAAATATATACACATATAAATGACGAATCTTTAAGGCAGACTGTAGAAAACAATCCATTGTCAGATTTCAACCCTAAAAAATAA
- a CDS encoding putative membrane protein (Hypothetical protein), with protein sequence MNKEKKIVFIKKKKCIIALLFTFIFLTGVNIVDMSNYYLSAKQTEYSYYVVSKNDKLWNISDNFKYDMDKRDYIKLVKEINNIDDNIKPGDVIKFPNKISY encoded by the coding sequence ATGAATAAGGAGAAAAAAATAGTATTTATTAAGAAAAAAAAGTGCATTATCGCGCTATTATTTACTTTTATATTTTTGACAGGAGTCAACATAGTGGACATGTCCAATTATTATCTAAGTGCTAAGCAAACGGAGTATAGCTATTATGTAGTTTCTAAGAATGATAAACTGTGGAATATATCTGATAATTTTAAATATGATATGGATAAAAGAGATTATATTAAATTGGTTAAAGAAATAAACAATATTGATGACAATATCAAACCGGGAGATGTAATCAAGTTTCCAAATAAAATATCTTATTAG
- the lexA gene encoding LexA repressor (Represses a number of genes involved in the response to DNA damage (SOS response), including recA and lexA. In the presence of single-stranded DNA, RecA interacts with LexA causing an autocatalytic cleavage which disrupts the DNA-binding part of LexA, leading to derepression of the SOS regulon and eventually DNA repair; High confidence in function and specificity), translated as MYEDLSKRELDILLFLKKYLDAKGYPPTVREICQALNIKSTSTVHGSMEKLEYKGYIKRDPTKPRAVEILESSDDILLPKKKTMDIPIVGRVAAGMPILAYDNIEDTHPLPLDFTKDRDLFILKVSGESMINAGILDGDYVIIEKTNFAKNGDKVLALIDDESTIKTYYKEKSGYRLQPENDYMDPIYVKDLKILGKIVGLYRKM; from the coding sequence ATGTATGAGGATTTAAGTAAAAGAGAACTTGATATTTTGTTGTTTTTAAAAAAATATTTAGATGCAAAGGGATATCCACCCACCGTTAGAGAGATTTGCCAAGCATTAAATATAAAGAGTACTTCTACAGTACATGGAAGCATGGAAAAACTTGAGTATAAAGGATATATAAAGCGTGACCCTACAAAACCAAGAGCTGTGGAAATATTAGAAAGTAGTGATGATATATTACTGCCTAAAAAGAAAACCATGGATATACCTATTGTCGGTAGAGTTGCTGCAGGAATGCCTATACTTGCCTACGACAATATAGAAGATACGCATCCTTTACCTTTGGATTTTACAAAAGATCGAGATTTATTTATTTTAAAAGTAAGTGGAGAAAGTATGATAAATGCAGGAATATTAGATGGTGATTACGTAATTATTGAAAAAACTAATTTTGCAAAAAATGGAGATAAAGTGCTTGCTCTAATAGATGATGAGTCAACAATAAAGACTTATTATAAAGAAAAATCAGGTTACAGATTGCAACCTGAAAATGATTATATGGATCCGATTTATGTCAAGGATCTAAAAATATTGGGGAAAATAGTTGGGTTATACAGAAAAATGTAG
- a CDS encoding putative protein (High confidence in function and specificity), which translates to MENSKINEKIKKQIKDYYDINEEIYDYVEDCESILEDKFKDRKYISLYNQIKILNSMQECKLQATDFNWTTGYGYGDIGREKVEQIYSKVFNSEDALVRPNIVSGTHAISLCLFSNLSKGDHLLSITGTPYDTLQKVIGIRGNAEGSLFENGVEYSEIPLVDNKIDIAKIDENIKNNTKMIALQRSTGYSDRRAMTICELQEAVEYIKDKYPNIIVFVDNCYGEFTETYEPTDIGADLIAGSLIKNPGGGLAYSGGYLAGKKILIERAANRLTAPGIGKDCGLSFGMTRQILQGLFIAPKIVEDAINSALLFSVAFEKMGYRTVPKSTDKRSDIILAIELKDPEVLKLFCKAIQESSPVDSFFTPEPWDMPGYEDKVIMAAGGFIEGSSIELSADGPLREPYMVYYQGGLTYHHAKFALMKVLSYIK; encoded by the coding sequence TTGGAAAACTCTAAAATAAATGAAAAAATTAAAAAACAAATAAAAGATTATTATGACATAAATGAGGAGATTTATGATTATGTTGAAGATTGTGAGAGTATTTTAGAAGATAAATTTAAAGATAGAAAATATATAAGCCTATATAACCAAATTAAAATTTTAAATTCAATGCAAGAATGCAAACTTCAAGCAACAGATTTTAACTGGACTACAGGATATGGATATGGAGATATAGGTAGAGAAAAGGTAGAACAAATTTACAGTAAGGTCTTTAATAGCGAAGATGCCTTAGTAAGACCAAATATAGTAAGCGGAACTCACGCAATATCGCTTTGCTTATTTTCAAATTTATCAAAGGGCGACCATCTTCTTTCCATAACAGGTACTCCCTATGACACCTTACAAAAAGTGATAGGAATTAGGGGTAATGCAGAGGGAAGCTTATTTGAAAATGGTGTTGAGTATTCAGAAATACCCTTGGTTGATAATAAGATCGATATTGCAAAAATCGATGAAAATATCAAGAATAATACAAAAATGATTGCATTGCAAAGATCCACCGGTTATTCAGACAGAAGAGCAATGACTATTTGTGAGCTCCAAGAGGCTGTAGAATATATAAAAGATAAATATCCTAATATAATTGTCTTTGTTGATAATTGTTACGGAGAATTTACTGAAACATATGAACCTACAGACATTGGTGCTGATTTAATAGCGGGCTCTCTAATAAAAAATCCCGGTGGAGGTTTAGCCTATTCCGGCGGTTATCTCGCAGGTAAAAAAATTCTTATTGAAAGGGCAGCAAATAGACTTACTGCACCTGGAATAGGAAAGGATTGCGGATTAAGTTTTGGAATGACAAGGCAAATATTACAAGGATTGTTTATTGCACCTAAGATTGTTGAAGATGCAATAAATTCAGCTTTATTATTTTCTGTTGCCTTTGAAAAAATGGGATATAGAACTGTTCCTAAATCAACTGATAAAAGATCCGACATCATTCTTGCAATTGAATTAAAGGATCCTGAAGTATTAAAATTATTTTGCAAGGCAATACAAGAGTCCTCTCCCGTTGATTCTTTTTTTACCCCTGAACCTTGGGACATGCCTGGATATGAAGATAAGGTAATAATGGCAGCAGGCGGTTTTATAGAAGGTTCTTCTATTGAACTTTCTGCTGACGGGCCTTTAAGAGAACCTTATATGGTGTATTACCAAGGGGGACTAACATATCATCACGCTAAATTTGCGCTGATGAAAGTACTCTCCTATATTAAATAA
- the miaA gene encoding tRNA dimethylallyltransferase (Catalyzes the transfer of a dimethylallyl group onto the adenine at position 37 in tRNAs that read codons beginning with uridine, leading to the formation of N6-(dimethylallyl)adenosine (i6A); High confidence in function and specificity), with protein sequence MDDLLIITGPTGVGKSEISIDIAKKYNGEIISADSMQIYRGMDIGTAKIDIKKTEVKHYLIDIINPDENYSVAEFQKNAKELITKINESKKLPIIVGGTGLYINSIIYDLDFQNIKTDFEYRKFLIDQYNDKGLNYLYEQLQKSDPDSASKIDRQNKNRVIRALEISKHSKKTTSNLRKKNESYNLLYIGLYMDREILYEKINQRVDAMIKNGLLNETKSILKGSFDLDYNSLKAIGYKEIIAYLKGEYDFDEAVRLIKRNSRRYAKRQITWFKKDDRINWIDKNSVDYKEKINNLIGAKFGKL encoded by the coding sequence ATGGATGATTTATTAATTATAACCGGTCCCACAGGGGTAGGGAAGAGCGAAATATCTATTGATATTGCAAAAAAATATAATGGAGAAATAATTTCAGCAGATTCTATGCAAATCTATAGAGGTATGGATATCGGAACCGCTAAAATCGACATAAAAAAAACAGAAGTAAAACATTATTTAATTGATATTATAAACCCCGATGAAAATTATAGCGTTGCGGAGTTTCAAAAAAATGCGAAAGAATTAATAACAAAAATCAATGAATCAAAAAAACTCCCAATTATTGTAGGAGGTACAGGCCTATATATAAATTCCATTATATACGATTTAGATTTTCAAAATATTAAAACAGATTTCGAATATAGAAAATTTTTGATTGATCAATATAATGATAAAGGCTTGAATTATCTATATGAACAACTACAAAAATCCGATCCGGATTCCGCCTCAAAAATCGATAGACAAAATAAAAATAGAGTTATCAGAGCTTTAGAAATTAGTAAACATTCTAAAAAAACTACTTCTAATCTAAGAAAAAAAAATGAAAGCTACAATTTACTTTATATTGGACTATATATGGATAGAGAAATACTATATGAAAAAATTAATCAAAGAGTCGATGCAATGATTAAAAATGGGTTACTTAATGAAACAAAATCGATATTAAAAGGAAGTTTTGATTTAGATTATAATAGTTTAAAAGCCATAGGATATAAAGAAATAATAGCATATTTAAAGGGAGAATACGACTTTGATGAGGCTGTGAGATTAATAAAAAGAAACAGCAGACGTTATGCAAAAAGACAAATAACATGGTTTAAAAAAGATGATAGAATAAATTGGATTGATAAAAATTCAGTTGATTATAAAGAAAAAATTAATAATTTAATAGGAGCAAAATTTGGAAAACTCTAA